One window of the Natronomonas marina genome contains the following:
- a CDS encoding DUF5615 family PIN-like protein — protein sequence MRVSFLLDENIAAPLADKLDKAGHDVERVVDVNELGEGVDDTTIRLYAVREGRLIVTSDDDFVQMPADSHSGVFYVSDQSLPAHELYHIIQRVIERFPSREAMNTVTYITTDWL from the coding sequence ATGCGGGTGTCGTTTCTGCTTGACGAGAACATCGCGGCTCCGCTGGCCGACAAACTCGACAAAGCAGGCCACGATGTAGAGCGTGTCGTCGATGTGAACGAATTGGGCGAAGGCGTCGACGACACAACGATTCGTCTGTACGCCGTCCGAGAGGGCCGCCTCATCGTCACCAGCGACGACGACTTTGTGCAGATGCCGGCAGACTCTCACAGTGGCGTATTCTACGTCTCCGACCAGTCGCTCCCCGCGCACGAACTCTACCATATCATCCAGCGCGTTATCGAAAGGTTCCCGAGTCGAGAAGCGATGAATACAGTGACGTACATTACTACCGATTGGCTGTGA
- a CDS encoding DUF433 domain-containing protein translates to MSKQMNTVISGDESGIHDEPHIRDRRITVSHIHALVEERDLSAQTVADRFDLTASDVYHALAYYHDHPEEMRAVEERRRELHEAAKEDPKIVTGPDDLPES, encoded by the coding sequence ATGTCGAAGCAGATGAACACCGTCATCTCGGGTGACGAGTCGGGTATTCACGACGAGCCCCATATCCGGGACCGGCGAATCACCGTGAGCCACATCCACGCGCTGGTCGAAGAGCGCGACCTCAGCGCCCAGACGGTAGCAGACCGCTTTGACCTCACTGCTTCGGACGTCTATCACGCACTGGCGTACTATCACGACCACCCCGAAGAGATGCGGGCGGTCGAGGAACGCCGTCGAGAGCTACACGAAGCCGCAAAAGAGGACCCGAAAATCGTCACCGGTCCCGACGATCTGCCGGAATCGTAG
- a CDS encoding DUF7331 family protein, which yields MPAPLQDDGDSPETTSTRWAELHLESGEVVIYDTEEPTAWIQSSGAVSLEALV from the coding sequence ATGCCAGCGCCACTCCAAGACGACGGCGACAGCCCCGAGACGACGAGTACCCGCTGGGCCGAACTCCACCTCGAGAGCGGCGAGGTGGTCATCTACGACACCGAGGAGCCGACCGCCTGGATTCAGTCGTCGGGCGCCGTCTCACTGGAGGCGCTGGTCTGA
- the argC gene encoding N-acetyl-gamma-glutamyl-phosphate reductase, producing the protein MKTASVVGASGFTGGELLRLLESHPEFEVVQATSRSYENKTVGSVHPNLRGMGLRFSDPGDLESVDVLFACTPHGVSMEHIDAYREAADTVVDLSADFRLDSEAQYEEYYDGHDRPELLADAEYALPELNRENLRGADIVASGGCNATAAILGLKPLFDDGILGGDERIVVDVKVGSSEGGAGGGEASSHPERSGVVRPYAPTGHRHEAEIEQFLGTSVSFTAHAVDMTRGASATCHVYPDSPVSKGDLWGAFRESYEDEPFVRLVAGGSGVYRYPEPKAVAGSNYAEVGFELDPGNRRVVVFSAIDNMMKGSAGQAVHAANVALGFEETAGLEFTGLHPVGAP; encoded by the coding sequence ATGAAAACGGCCAGCGTCGTCGGGGCGAGCGGCTTCACCGGCGGGGAACTGCTCCGCCTGCTGGAAAGCCACCCCGAGTTCGAGGTGGTCCAGGCGACCTCTCGCAGTTACGAGAACAAGACGGTGGGGTCGGTCCACCCGAACCTGCGGGGGATGGGCCTCCGCTTCTCCGACCCGGGGGACCTCGAATCCGTGGACGTCCTCTTTGCGTGTACGCCCCACGGCGTCTCGATGGAACACATCGACGCCTATCGGGAGGCGGCCGACACGGTCGTCGACCTCAGCGCGGACTTCCGGCTGGACAGCGAGGCCCAGTACGAGGAGTACTACGACGGCCACGACCGGCCGGAACTGCTCGCCGACGCGGAGTACGCGCTGCCCGAACTCAACCGCGAGAACCTCCGCGGCGCCGACATCGTCGCCTCGGGCGGCTGTAACGCCACGGCCGCCATCCTCGGGCTGAAGCCGCTGTTCGACGACGGCATCCTGGGCGGCGACGAGCGAATCGTCGTCGACGTGAAGGTCGGCTCCTCGGAGGGCGGCGCCGGCGGCGGCGAGGCCTCCTCGCATCCCGAGCGGTCCGGCGTCGTCCGGCCCTACGCGCCGACGGGCCACCGCCACGAGGCCGAAATCGAGCAGTTCCTCGGCACCTCGGTGTCGTTCACCGCCCACGCGGTCGACATGACCCGCGGCGCGTCGGCGACCTGTCACGTCTACCCCGACTCGCCCGTCTCGAAGGGCGACCTCTGGGGTGCGTTCCGCGAAAGTTACGAGGACGAGCCGTTCGTCCGGCTCGTGGCCGGCGGGTCCGGCGTCTACCGCTACCCCGAGCCGAAGGCCGTCGCCGGCTCGAACTACGCGGAGGTCGGCTTCGAACTCGACCCCGGGAACCGGCGCGTGGTCGTCTTCTCGGCCATCGACAACATGATGAAGGGGTCGGCGGGCCAGGCGGTCCACGCCGCCAACGTCGCCCTGGGCTTCGAGGAGACCGCTGGCCTGGAGTTCACCGGTCTGCATCCGGTGGGGGCGCCCTGA
- a CDS encoding acetylglutamate/acetylaminoadipate kinase, which translates to MADGDPVVVKIGGARAVDPGGALADVAATVEEGIDVVVVHGGSTAVDDALERMGMEPEYVETPSGVVGRFTDAETMDVFKMAMAGLVNTDLVTGLRNEGCDAVGLSGVDGGLLTGSRKSAVRVVEDGKKKIRRGDHSGRIEDVNGELLETLLEDGYTPVASPPMLAEDGVAVNTDADRASAAVAAELGGTLVSLTDVAGVYRNPDDPATLIERVATPDEYEELQDAAEGFMGRKVMAAEEALAGGASEVVVADANADSPVRSALEGGGTHILPAALGGAE; encoded by the coding sequence ATGGCCGACGGCGACCCCGTCGTCGTCAAGATCGGCGGCGCCCGCGCGGTCGACCCCGGGGGCGCGCTGGCCGATGTCGCCGCCACGGTCGAGGAGGGTATCGACGTCGTCGTCGTCCACGGCGGTTCGACGGCGGTCGACGACGCCCTCGAGCGGATGGGCATGGAACCGGAGTACGTCGAGACGCCGTCGGGCGTCGTCGGCCGGTTCACCGACGCCGAGACGATGGACGTGTTCAAGATGGCGATGGCGGGGCTGGTGAACACCGACCTCGTGACCGGCCTGCGGAACGAGGGGTGCGACGCCGTCGGACTGTCCGGCGTCGACGGCGGCCTCCTCACCGGTTCCCGGAAGTCGGCGGTCCGTGTCGTGGAGGACGGCAAGAAGAAGATACGCCGCGGCGACCACTCCGGGAGGATCGAGGACGTGAACGGCGAGTTGCTGGAGACGCTGCTCGAAGACGGCTACACGCCCGTCGCCTCGCCGCCGATGCTGGCCGAGGACGGCGTGGCGGTCAACACCGACGCCGACCGCGCCTCGGCGGCCGTCGCGGCCGAACTCGGCGGGACGCTCGTCTCGCTGACCGACGTCGCCGGCGTCTACCGGAATCCCGACGACCCCGCGACGCTCATCGAACGGGTCGCGACGCCCGACGAGTACGAGGAACTGCAGGACGCCGCCGAGGGATTCATGGGTCGGAAGGTGATGGCCGCCGAGGAGGCGCTGGCCGGCGGCGCAAGCGAGGTGGTCGTCGCCGACGCCAACGCCGACTCCCCCGTCCGGTCGGCGCTGGAGGGGGGCGGCACCCACATCCTCCCCGCCGCACTCGGAGGTGCCGAGTGA
- the mnhG gene encoding monovalent cation/H(+) antiporter subunit G, which yields MSAALVETVRNLTVVALVASGTFFLAVGTLGLLRLPNVYNRMHATSKPTTLGTAAVFLAGFVRFGPGGAGLASLIGIVFLFLTVPTGAHMISRAAQKTGVEFLVGVTWPGPGENERTRDDERDDGESDDPGEE from the coding sequence GTGAGCGCGGCGCTCGTCGAGACCGTCCGGAACCTGACCGTGGTCGCGCTGGTCGCGTCCGGGACGTTCTTCCTCGCGGTCGGCACCCTCGGACTGCTCCGGCTTCCGAACGTCTACAACCGGATGCACGCCACCAGCAAGCCGACCACGCTCGGGACCGCCGCGGTCTTTCTCGCCGGGTTCGTCCGGTTCGGCCCCGGCGGCGCCGGCCTCGCGTCGCTCATCGGCATCGTCTTCCTCTTTTTGACGGTGCCGACGGGCGCACACATGATCTCGCGGGCCGCACAGAAGACCGGCGTCGAGTTCCTCGTCGGCGTCACCTGGCCCGGCCCCGGCGAGAACGAGCGCACGCGGGACGACGAGCGGGACGACGGCGAATCGGACGATCCGGGCGAGGAGTAG
- a CDS encoding [LysW]-lysine hydrolase has protein sequence MSETTDRLAADEEARALLETLVSIPSPTPEEDECAAALVAFFEDHGREVYRDEVGNVRAPADDSVLYTSHIDTVPGEIPVRVEDGEDGPVLWGRGSVDAKGPLAALAVAAVRTGVSFVGVVGEETTSRGARHLVDDREAPDAVVNGEPSGWDGITLGYRGILQGTYVATSESGHTSRPENNAIQDAIAWWSAVEERFAAEDYEPVFEQVTPKPVAVEGGVSEDGLAVETTMEVQLRVPPAHSTEEVRELADGELGAGTVNWTDAVEPTMQSPRTPVARAFRAAIREAGGDPRLLRKTGTADMNLYAGSWDCPMATYGPGDSALDHAPDERLALGELDRAVAVLEAVAEDLQ, from the coding sequence GTGAGCGAGACGACCGACCGCCTGGCGGCCGACGAGGAGGCCCGCGCGTTGCTGGAGACGCTCGTGTCCATCCCGTCGCCGACGCCCGAGGAAGACGAGTGCGCCGCGGCGCTCGTGGCCTTCTTCGAGGACCACGGCCGGGAGGTCTACCGCGACGAGGTCGGCAACGTCCGGGCGCCCGCTGACGACTCGGTGCTGTACACCTCCCACATCGACACGGTGCCGGGCGAGATTCCCGTCCGGGTGGAGGACGGCGAGGACGGTCCCGTCCTGTGGGGACGGGGCTCGGTCGACGCGAAGGGTCCGCTCGCGGCGCTTGCGGTCGCGGCTGTCCGCACCGGCGTCTCCTTCGTCGGCGTCGTCGGCGAGGAGACGACCTCCCGTGGCGCCCGCCACCTCGTCGACGACCGCGAGGCGCCCGACGCCGTCGTCAACGGCGAACCGTCGGGCTGGGACGGCATCACGCTCGGCTACCGGGGCATCCTCCAGGGCACCTACGTCGCCACCTCGGAGTCGGGCCACACCTCCCGCCCGGAGAACAACGCCATCCAGGACGCTATCGCGTGGTGGTCGGCCGTCGAGGAACGGTTCGCCGCGGAGGACTACGAACCCGTCTTCGAGCAGGTGACGCCCAAGCCCGTCGCCGTCGAGGGCGGCGTCAGCGAGGACGGTCTCGCCGTCGAGACGACGATGGAGGTCCAGTTGCGGGTGCCGCCCGCCCACTCGACGGAGGAGGTCCGGGAACTGGCGGACGGCGAACTGGGCGCCGGTACGGTTAACTGGACGGACGCGGTGGAACCGACGATGCAGAGTCCCAGAACGCCGGTCGCGCGGGCGTTCCGCGCCGCGATTCGGGAGGCGGGCGGCGACCCGCGTCTGCTCCGGAAGACCGGCACGGCCGACATGAACCTCTATGCGGGCTCCTGGGACTGCCCGATGGCGACGTACGGTCCCGGCGACTCCGCGCTGGACCACGCGCCGGACGAACGGCTCGCGCTGGGCGAACTCGACCGCGCGGTGGCGGTCCTGGAGGCCGTCGCGGAGGACCTGCAATGA
- a CDS encoding helix-turn-helix domain-containing protein codes for MEADPDPSRFRDLMLDSEPGFEEVLRCVFGIQDHEARLYVELLEVPDSTVAELADRVDRDRSNVNRGLATLREKGLADRQRRLLDSGGHVYQYRATPPAEARELMHETLNEWAAYVHERIDEFPGQ; via the coding sequence ATGGAAGCCGACCCGGATCCCTCGCGGTTCCGAGACCTCATGCTGGACTCCGAGCCGGGCTTCGAGGAGGTGCTCCGTTGTGTCTTCGGGATACAGGACCACGAAGCGCGTCTCTACGTGGAGCTACTCGAGGTCCCGGACAGCACCGTCGCGGAACTGGCCGACAGGGTCGACCGAGACCGGAGCAACGTCAACCGCGGGCTCGCCACGCTCCGGGAGAAGGGGCTTGCCGACAGACAGCGGCGCCTGCTCGACAGCGGCGGCCACGTCTACCAGTACCGCGCGACGCCGCCCGCGGAGGCCCGCGAGTTGATGCACGAGACGCTCAACGAGTGGGCCGCATACGTCCACGAGCGGATCGACGAGTTCCCCGGCCAGTAG
- the argF gene encoding ornithine carbamoyltransferase, translating into MNFLTIDDLTAAELETVLSRAADYKNGETPKAMADGTLGMIFEKPSTRTRVSFETGATQLGGHAIFLGPDDVHLGHGEPIKDTARAVSRYVDVVMARLFDHADVVELGEYATVPVVNGLTDDAHPCQTLADLLTIRERFGGFDADVAWVGDGNNVCQSLVLGAAMVGLDLTVATPAEYAVDDEVLARAAELGDAPETTTDPEAAADGADVVYTDVWVSMGEESEREAKLDVFEAGGFRLDEELLDDQLVMHCLPAHRGEEITDAVLESDRAVVWDQAENRLHAQKALLTYLLEG; encoded by the coding sequence ATGAACTTCCTGACCATCGACGACCTGACCGCGGCGGAACTGGAGACGGTGTTGAGCCGTGCGGCCGACTACAAGAACGGCGAGACGCCGAAGGCGATGGCCGACGGGACGCTCGGGATGATATTCGAGAAGCCCTCGACGCGGACCCGGGTCTCCTTCGAGACGGGCGCGACCCAGCTGGGCGGCCACGCCATCTTCCTCGGGCCCGACGACGTCCACCTCGGACACGGCGAGCCGATCAAGGACACTGCGCGGGCGGTTTCGCGGTACGTCGACGTCGTCATGGCCCGGCTGTTCGACCACGCCGACGTCGTCGAGTTGGGCGAGTACGCGACGGTGCCGGTGGTCAACGGCCTGACGGACGACGCCCACCCGTGTCAGACGCTGGCGGATCTGCTGACGATACGGGAGCGGTTCGGCGGCTTCGACGCCGACGTCGCCTGGGTCGGCGACGGCAACAACGTCTGTCAGTCGCTGGTGCTCGGCGCGGCGATGGTCGGGCTCGATTTGACGGTCGCCACGCCCGCCGAGTACGCCGTCGACGACGAGGTGCTGGCTCGTGCCGCCGAACTCGGGGACGCGCCGGAGACGACGACCGACCCCGAGGCGGCCGCCGACGGCGCCGACGTCGTCTACACGGACGTGTGGGTCAGCATGGGCGAGGAATCCGAACGCGAGGCGAAACTCGACGTCTTCGAGGCGGGCGGCTTCCGACTCGACGAGGAACTGCTGGACGACCAGCTGGTGATGCACTGTCTGCCGGCCCACCGGGGCGAGGAGATAACGGACGCGGTGCTGGAGAGCGACCGCGCGGTCGTCTGGGACCAGGCCGAAAACAGACTCCACGCACAGAAGGCGCTTCTGACGTACCTGCTGGAGGGGTAG
- a CDS encoding aspartate aminotransferase family protein, whose product MSGFVFSEKPIGIDRGEGVHLYDTNGDEYLDFGASYACAPVGHCHPEVVDATTAQIEKLLYVQASYPNAPRTALYEQLADLAPGDIDNVWLCNSGTEANEAALKFARHATGRSKIIATMQGFHGRTMGSLATTWKKQYKQGFEPLAGGVEFVPYGDSEAMREAVDEETAAVIVEPLQGEGGINPASTAYLRTVREATEAAGAAMILDEIQTGLGRTGTLWAADGHGVVPDVLTTAKGLGSGLPVGATLVREWIAEDAGNHGSTFSGGPVVSAAAGATLSVITREDLPSHAAAVGEYLVEQLRDALGESVREVRGEGLMVGVEVKRGANPILRDLAVEHGILALPAGRSVVRLLPPLTVEREHADEVVDALEAIVA is encoded by the coding sequence ATGAGCGGATTCGTCTTCTCCGAGAAACCCATCGGCATCGACCGTGGCGAGGGGGTCCACCTCTACGACACGAACGGCGACGAGTACCTGGACTTCGGCGCCAGTTACGCCTGCGCGCCGGTCGGCCACTGCCACCCCGAGGTGGTCGATGCGACGACCGCCCAAATCGAGAAACTGCTGTACGTCCAGGCGTCGTACCCGAACGCGCCCCGGACGGCGCTGTACGAGCAGTTGGCCGACCTCGCGCCGGGCGACATCGACAACGTCTGGCTCTGTAACTCCGGGACGGAGGCCAACGAGGCGGCGCTGAAGTTCGCCCGCCACGCGACCGGCCGTTCGAAGATAATCGCGACGATGCAGGGGTTCCACGGCCGGACGATGGGGTCGCTGGCGACGACGTGGAAGAAGCAGTACAAGCAGGGCTTCGAGCCGCTGGCCGGCGGCGTCGAGTTCGTCCCCTACGGCGATAGCGAGGCCATGCGGGAGGCCGTCGACGAGGAGACGGCCGCGGTCATCGTCGAACCGCTGCAGGGGGAGGGCGGCATCAACCCCGCCTCGACGGCGTACCTGCGGACGGTCCGGGAGGCGACCGAGGCGGCCGGCGCCGCGATGATACTCGACGAGATACAGACGGGTCTCGGCCGGACCGGGACGCTGTGGGCCGCCGACGGCCACGGCGTCGTCCCCGACGTCCTGACGACGGCGAAGGGGCTCGGTAGCGGCCTGCCGGTCGGTGCGACGCTGGTCCGCGAGTGGATCGCCGAGGACGCCGGCAACCACGGCTCGACGTTCTCGGGCGGGCCGGTGGTCTCGGCGGCCGCGGGCGCGACGCTTTCCGTCATCACGCGGGAAGATCTGCCGTCCCACGCCGCCGCGGTGGGCGAGTACCTCGTCGAACAACTGCGCGACGCCCTGGGGGAGTCGGTCCGGGAGGTCCGCGGCGAGGGGCTGATGGTCGGCGTCGAGGTGAAACGGGGGGCCAACCCCATCCTGCGGGACCTCGCCGTCGAGCACGGCATCCTCGCGCTGCCCGCCGGTCGCAGCGTCGTCAGACTGCTGCCGCCGCTGACCGTCGAGCGCGAGCACGCCGACGAGGTCGTCGACGCCCTGGAGGCGATCGTCGCGTGA
- the lysW gene encoding lysine biosynthesis protein LysW yields the protein MTECPECGADLDLHDDLEVGEIVDCATCGAELEVVGEDPVDLDTAPELEEDWGE from the coding sequence ATGACGGAATGTCCCGAGTGCGGGGCCGACCTGGACCTGCACGACGACCTGGAGGTCGGAGAGATAGTCGACTGTGCCACCTGCGGTGCCGAACTCGAAGTCGTGGGCGAAGACCCCGTCGACCTCGATACGGCGCCCGAACTCGAAGAGGACTGGGGGGAGTAG
- the lysX gene encoding lysine biosynthesis protein LysX — MNVGILYSRIRRDEKLLLSELRDRGHEVTKIDVRKERFGVHEPPAAFDGVDIVVDRCLATSRSRYITRFVDAYDVPVVNDPETAAVCADKAHNSLVLAEEGIPTPATEVAFTKESALESIEEFGYPCVLKPVVGSWGRLMAKIDSRSAAEAILEHKETLGHYEHKVFYIQEFVEKPGRDIRVVATDGEPVAAMARSSEHWLTNAAQGAETEEIEVTPAMADLVERASDAVGGGLLGVDLMEVGGADSGEYTVHEVNHTVEFKALNEVTDVDVPAAVVDWLEATVQGVEVTA; from the coding sequence ATGAACGTCGGAATCCTCTACTCGCGCATCCGCCGCGACGAGAAGCTCCTGTTGAGCGAACTCCGGGACCGCGGCCACGAGGTGACGAAGATCGACGTCCGCAAGGAGCGGTTCGGCGTCCACGAGCCGCCGGCGGCCTTCGACGGCGTCGACATCGTCGTCGACCGCTGTCTCGCGACCAGCCGGTCGCGGTACATCACCCGGTTCGTCGACGCCTACGACGTCCCGGTGGTCAACGACCCGGAGACGGCGGCGGTCTGTGCCGACAAGGCGCACAACAGTCTCGTGCTGGCCGAGGAGGGGATTCCGACGCCGGCGACCGAGGTCGCCTTCACCAAGGAGTCGGCGCTGGAGTCAATCGAGGAGTTCGGCTACCCCTGCGTGCTCAAGCCGGTCGTCGGCTCGTGGGGTCGGTTGATGGCGAAAATCGACTCCCGCTCGGCTGCCGAGGCAATCCTCGAGCACAAGGAGACGCTGGGCCACTACGAGCACAAGGTGTTCTACATTCAGGAGTTCGTCGAGAAGCCGGGCCGCGACATCCGCGTCGTCGCCACGGACGGCGAGCCGGTCGCCGCGATGGCCCGCTCCTCGGAGCACTGGCTGACGAACGCCGCCCAGGGTGCCGAGACCGAGGAAATCGAGGTGACGCCGGCGATGGCCGACCTCGTCGAGCGCGCCTCCGACGCCGTCGGCGGCGGCCTGCTCGGCGTCGACCTCATGGAAGTCGGCGGGGCCGACTCCGGCGAGTACACCGTCCACGAGGTCAATCACACCGTCGAGTTCAAGGCGCTCAACGAGGTGACTGACGTGGATGTCCCCGCCGCCGTCGTCGACTGGCTCGAGGCGACGGTGCAGGGCGTCGAGGTGACCGCATGA
- the thrC gene encoding threonine synthase produces the protein MAELTLPDAPTEPAVADDGVWLRCIECGHDHAPFESVRYTCQECDGLLEARYDTYPTFDDFEGSGVWRYDAALPFDSGVTLPEGDTPLHYVPRLEASVGVRNLRVKHEGMNPTGSFKDRGMTVGVRVAQELGVDRLACASTGNTSAALAAYGARAGLQTLVLLPEGKVAAGKIAQASLHGARILEVDGNFDSCLDIVQELADRGEAYLLNSLNPFRLEGQKTIGLEILEEFYADEGRFPDRIVLPVGNAGNTAALYKCFREMVAGGDLAPGDVPKLTGVQAEGAAPMVEAIESDADGIERWDDVETVATAIRIGNPVNAPKALPGIRETGGTAVAVSDEEITDAQRALAGEGVGVEPASAASIAGLRKLRDSGVVGSGEDVVCLTTGHLLKDPDAAAAAGGDPEPVPNDTDDVLAHLAGEDVSGDGDGGLFARLRGLL, from the coding sequence ATGGCCGAGCTAACGCTCCCCGACGCCCCGACGGAGCCGGCAGTCGCCGACGACGGGGTCTGGCTGCGCTGCATCGAGTGCGGCCACGACCACGCCCCCTTCGAGTCGGTCCGCTACACCTGCCAGGAGTGCGACGGCCTGCTGGAGGCTCGCTACGACACGTACCCCACCTTCGACGACTTCGAGGGATCGGGCGTCTGGCGGTACGACGCCGCCCTGCCCTTCGACTCGGGGGTAACCCTTCCCGAGGGCGACACGCCGCTGCACTACGTCCCCCGCCTCGAGGCGTCCGTCGGCGTCCGAAACCTCCGCGTCAAACACGAGGGGATGAACCCCACCGGCTCGTTCAAGGACCGCGGGATGACCGTCGGCGTCCGTGTCGCCCAGGAGCTGGGTGTCGACCGACTGGCCTGTGCCTCGACGGGCAACACGTCGGCGGCGCTGGCCGCCTACGGCGCCCGCGCCGGCCTGCAGACGCTCGTGTTGCTGCCCGAGGGGAAGGTCGCCGCCGGCAAGATAGCCCAGGCGAGCCTCCACGGCGCACGCATCCTGGAGGTCGACGGCAACTTCGATTCGTGTCTCGACATCGTCCAGGAACTGGCCGACCGCGGCGAGGCGTACCTGCTGAACTCGCTGAACCCGTTCCGCCTGGAGGGCCAGAAGACCATCGGCCTCGAGATACTCGAGGAGTTCTACGCCGACGAGGGACGGTTCCCGGACCGAATCGTCCTGCCGGTCGGCAACGCGGGCAACACCGCCGCTCTCTACAAGTGCTTCCGGGAGATGGTCGCCGGCGGCGACCTGGCGCCCGGCGACGTGCCGAAACTCACCGGCGTCCAGGCCGAGGGGGCGGCGCCGATGGTCGAGGCCATCGAGTCCGACGCCGACGGCATCGAGCGGTGGGACGACGTGGAGACGGTGGCGACCGCCATCCGCATCGGCAACCCCGTCAACGCGCCGAAGGCGCTGCCCGGCATCCGGGAGACGGGTGGGACCGCCGTCGCCGTCTCCGACGAGGAGATCACGGACGCCCAGCGCGCGCTGGCCGGCGAGGGCGTCGGCGTCGAACCTGCCTCGGCGGCCTCCATCGCCGGCCTCCGGAAACTCCGCGATTCGGGCGTCGTCGGGTCGGGCGAGGATGTGGTCTGTCTGACGACCGGCCACCTGCTGAAGGACCCCGACGCCGCGGCGGCGGCCGGCGGCGACCCCGAACCGGTGCCCAACGACACCGACGACGTGCTGGCGCACCTGGCCGGCGAGGACGTCTCCGGCGACGGCGACGGTGGGCTGTTCGCCCGGCTTCGCGGGCTGTTGTAG